In one Sporocytophaga myxococcoides genomic region, the following are encoded:
- a CDS encoding GIY-YIG nuclease family protein encodes MFSTYVLHSPSSDRIYIGYTSDLEKRLLSHNHLASKGLTIKSGLGF; translated from the coding sequence ATGTTTTCAACCTACGTTTTACATTCTCCATCTTCAGATAGAATCTATATTGGGTACACCTCTGATTTGGAGAAAAGATTACTTTCACATAACCACCTTGCCTCTAAAGGTTTGACAATAAAATCCGGCCTTGGATTTTGA
- the der gene encoding ribosome biogenesis GTPase Der, with translation MANIIAIVGRPNVGKSTLFNRLVGTRTAIMDDMSGVTRDRHYGYGEWIGKFFTIVDTGGYVANTDDLFEEAIKEQVDVALEEATVVLFVVDTFAGLHPLDEEFAHKLRRAKKPIFLVANKADTHERANLSGEFYALGLGDVYPISSQNGSGTGELLDEVVKHFSNDGIENPDEGVPRIAIIGRPNVGKSSFLNVLLGRQRSIVTDIAGTTRDAVDAKYTAFNKEFIITDTAGLRKKARVKEDIEFYSVLRSIRALEASDVCIVIIDAQNGLETQDLNIIGLANRNRKGIVLLVNKWDLIEKDTNTAKKFEDDIRSQLAGMDFIPIIFVSVLNKQRIHKAIETAIDVYESRSKKVTTSALNEALLPEIDRYPPPSLKGKHIKIKYITQLPTHSPTFAFFCNLPQYIKGPYAKFLENKLREHFGFEGVPVNIVFRKK, from the coding sequence ATGGCTAATATTATAGCAATTGTTGGAAGACCTAACGTGGGAAAATCCACACTATTTAACCGTCTCGTCGGCACCAGAACTGCGATCATGGACGACATGAGCGGTGTCACAAGAGACAGGCATTACGGATATGGAGAATGGATCGGGAAGTTTTTTACCATTGTAGATACAGGTGGATATGTAGCGAATACAGATGATCTTTTTGAAGAGGCAATTAAGGAACAGGTTGATGTTGCTTTAGAAGAAGCTACAGTGGTACTGTTTGTTGTCGATACGTTTGCAGGTCTTCATCCTCTTGATGAAGAGTTTGCACATAAGTTAAGAAGAGCGAAAAAGCCGATTTTCCTTGTAGCTAATAAAGCAGACACTCATGAAAGAGCAAATCTTTCCGGTGAGTTTTATGCACTTGGTCTTGGTGATGTATATCCTATTAGCTCTCAGAATGGGTCAGGCACGGGAGAACTGCTTGATGAAGTAGTAAAGCATTTTTCAAATGACGGCATCGAAAATCCTGATGAAGGCGTTCCAAGAATAGCGATTATAGGCAGACCGAATGTTGGCAAATCTTCATTTCTTAACGTACTTCTTGGGAGACAAAGAAGCATTGTAACGGATATCGCAGGTACCACAAGAGATGCAGTGGACGCGAAATATACCGCATTCAATAAGGAGTTCATTATTACAGATACAGCAGGATTGCGCAAAAAGGCAAGAGTAAAAGAAGATATTGAATTTTATTCTGTCTTAAGATCTATCAGAGCACTTGAAGCTTCTGACGTTTGTATCGTTATCATTGATGCCCAGAACGGATTGGAAACGCAGGATCTTAACATCATTGGTTTAGCCAACAGAAATCGTAAGGGTATTGTCCTTTTGGTCAATAAATGGGATTTGATAGAGAAAGATACCAATACTGCTAAGAAGTTTGAAGATGACATAAGGTCCCAACTAGCGGGTATGGATTTTATTCCGATTATTTTTGTGTCTGTTTTAAATAAACAGAGAATTCATAAGGCAATAGAAACAGCAATTGACGTTTATGAAAGCAGAAGTAAGAAAGTCACAACTTCTGCTTTGAATGAAGCTTTGTTGCCTGAGATTGACAGATACCCTCCACCTTCACTGAAGGGCAAGCATATCAAGATCAAATACATAACGCAGTTGCCGACACATTCTCCCACGTTTGCTTTTTTCTGCAACCTGCCTCAGTACATAAAGGGCCCGTACGCAAAGTTTCTGGAAAATAAATTGAGAGAGCACTTTGGATTCGAGGGTGTTCCTGTTAATATCGTATTCAGAAAAAAATAA
- a CDS encoding SDR family NAD(P)-dependent oxidoreductase, translating into MAFNTAIGQDSRRNFINQAAVIYFTSCSEDIPSSMNIVPQTNEHEPKEKKKKVRKVAVVTGAARGIGRSVCVALAKEGIDIFGIDILAEASPLAEYPHSTENDLTETKRQVEALGSAFYFAKSDVRNYQQMEDTAKQALAWKGRIDIVAAVAGVQLFKPFELTEQRHWQDTIENNVLGTAYTMRVFTPYLIQQGGGSIVIVSSTQGMRGLRHGAAYSSSKWALVGLGKSAAIDLGGHNITVNIVVPGLIDTAMTRNERRWREAMGAGFENTKLTEEFVSKTLAERDVLHLPWLSPDDVAPVVVFLTSDAARKITGAVYDVTGGTSTTYTS; encoded by the coding sequence ATGGCATTTAATACCGCAATTGGTCAGGATTCTCGCCGGAACTTTATTAACCAGGCAGCAGTTATTTACTTCACTTCCTGCAGTGAAGATATTCCTTCCTCAATGAATATCGTTCCACAAACCAATGAGCACGAACCTAAAGAGAAGAAAAAAAAGGTTCGGAAAGTAGCTGTAGTTACTGGAGCAGCAAGGGGAATTGGACGTAGCGTATGTGTTGCTTTGGCGAAAGAGGGTATAGATATTTTTGGAATTGACATTCTCGCAGAAGCCAGTCCGCTTGCGGAGTACCCTCACTCTACTGAAAATGATTTGACAGAAACAAAACGCCAGGTGGAAGCCCTAGGAAGTGCTTTTTATTTTGCAAAAAGCGATGTAAGAAATTATCAGCAGATGGAAGACACTGCCAAACAGGCTCTGGCATGGAAAGGAAGGATAGATATTGTAGCGGCGGTCGCAGGTGTTCAGTTGTTTAAGCCTTTTGAGTTAACAGAGCAAAGGCATTGGCAAGATACCATTGAAAACAATGTATTAGGAACAGCCTATACCATGCGGGTTTTCACGCCTTATCTTATTCAACAAGGAGGTGGATCAATAGTTATCGTTTCTTCAACGCAAGGTATGCGGGGACTTAGACATGGAGCTGCTTATTCCTCGTCAAAATGGGCACTCGTAGGATTAGGTAAATCTGCTGCCATAGACTTAGGTGGGCACAATATAACGGTTAACATAGTAGTACCAGGTTTGATCGATACTGCAATGACCAGGAATGAGAGAAGATGGAGAGAAGCTATGGGTGCTGGGTTTGAAAACACGAAACTTACTGAAGAATTTGTGTCTAAAACATTAGCAGAACGGGACGTCCTTCATTTACCATGGCTTTCGCCTGATGACGTAGCTCCGGTGGTTGTATTTTTAACTTCAGACGCTGCACGAAAGATTACAGGTGCCGTTTATGATGTTACCGGAGGCACCAGCACTACTTATACTTCCTAA
- a CDS encoding lipocalin-like domain-containing protein, protein MYTPDGFMSEQLMHPERNNFASGDWFDITDAEYKQETST, encoded by the coding sequence ATGTATACGCCAGATGGTTTCATGTCGGAGCAATTGATGCACCCGGAGCGGAATAATTTTGCTTCAGGTGACTGGTTTGACATAACTGATGCAGAGTACAAACAGGAAACATCTACTTAA
- the era gene encoding GTPase Era translates to MSEAKSHKAGFVSIVGKPNVGKSTLMNALIGERLSIITSKAQTTRHRIMGILNGDDFQIVYSDTPGILNPQYELHKAMMGFVTGSLQDADIILFVTDIYEKEEEVFEITEKIKKMGLPIIVIVNKVDQIKSQEELKEKLSYWATVFPAKEVLPVSALEKFNLELLFNTILENLPVHPPYYGKDELTDRPERFFAAEILREKILLNYKKEVPYSCEVIISEFKEKEDLISIRADILVERDSQKGIIIGHKGAALKKTGTQAREEMEKFFAKKVFLEQHVKVEPEWRTKADKLKRFGYLQ, encoded by the coding sequence ATGTCTGAAGCCAAATCTCATAAAGCCGGTTTTGTTAGCATTGTCGGGAAACCAAATGTAGGTAAGTCTACATTAATGAATGCATTGATTGGTGAGCGCCTTTCAATCATTACATCCAAAGCACAAACGACTCGTCACAGAATCATGGGAATTCTTAATGGTGACGACTTTCAGATTGTATATTCTGACACCCCCGGCATCCTTAATCCTCAGTATGAACTGCATAAGGCGATGATGGGCTTTGTTACAGGCTCATTGCAGGATGCTGATATAATTCTTTTTGTAACTGATATATACGAAAAGGAAGAAGAAGTTTTCGAAATCACTGAAAAGATTAAGAAAATGGGACTTCCCATTATCGTTATTGTAAATAAGGTGGATCAGATTAAGAGCCAGGAAGAGCTGAAAGAGAAACTTTCATATTGGGCTACAGTCTTTCCTGCAAAAGAAGTATTACCGGTTTCTGCTCTGGAAAAATTTAACCTGGAATTATTGTTCAATACAATACTCGAAAACCTTCCGGTACATCCCCCCTATTACGGCAAAGACGAGCTCACTGACAGACCGGAAAGATTTTTTGCTGCAGAAATTCTCAGAGAAAAAATTCTTTTAAATTATAAAAAGGAAGTTCCATACAGCTGTGAGGTAATTATCTCAGAATTTAAGGAAAAAGAAGACCTTATCTCCATCAGAGCAGATATCCTTGTAGAAAGAGATAGTCAGAAGGGAATTATCATTGGTCATAAAGGTGCAGCTTTGAAAAAGACGGGTACCCAAGCCAGAGAAGAGATGGAAAAGTTTTTTGCTAAAAAGGTTTTTCTTGAACAGCATGTAAAAGTAGAACCTGAGTGGAGAACCAAAGCTGATAAGTTAAAAAGATTTGGATATCTGCAATAA